The following DNA comes from Kitasatospora sp. NBC_01287.
AGACCCTGGCCCTGATGGCACAGATGGCGGTGCCCACGCTGGCGGCCTGGTGCGCCGTCTACACCATCGCCGAGTACGCGCCGCTCGCCGAACTCGCCTTCGTGCTGCACGAGGACGAGGAGCGGATCGACCCGCTGCGCGCGCTGCTGCGGGCCACCGAGACCCCCTCGGACATCGCGGCCGGCGGTACCACCGCGTGGGACGGCCCGACCGGCGCGCTCACCGGGGCCGAGCCCAGCGGGCTGATCGGCCACACCGTCGCGTTGCCGCTCTTCGCCCGCAACCGGGTGATCGGGCTGCTGGTGCTGGGGACCAAGGCCGGGGTGACCTTCCGCCAGGAGATCCTGGAGCTCGCCGAGGACCTGTCCCGGCGGGCCGCCCTGGCCCTGGACAACTCCCGGCTCTACTCGGAGCGGACCGCCACCAGCCAGGCCCTGCAGCGCAGTCTGCTGCCGCCGGAGCTGCCCAAGATCCCCGGCGTCGAGGTGGAGGTCTACTACCAGGCCGCCGGCGAGGGCAACGAGGTCGGCGGTGACTTCTACGACCTCTTCCCGATCCGCGAGGGCACCTACGGCTTCGCGATCGGCGACGTCTGCGGCACCGGTCCGCAGGCCGCCTCGGTCACCGGCCTGGCCCGCAACTCGCTGCGGCTGCTGGCCCGCGAGGGCCTGGACGCCCCGCAGGTGCTGACCCGGCTGAACCGGGCGATCCTCGACGAGGGCGACCGGGGCCGCTTCCTGACCCTGCTGTACGGGGAGCTGACGCCGCGCGACGACGGCAGCGCCGAACTCAGCCTGGTCTGCGCCGGGCACCCGCTGCCGCTGCGGCTCGCCACGGACGGGCGGGTGAGCCCGGCGGCGGAGTCACAGCCGCTGCTCGGGGTGCTGGAGCACCTGGAGCTCACCGTCGAGCGGGTGGTGCTGCTGCCGGGCGAGGTGCTGCTCTGCGTGACGGACGGCGTGACGGAGCGCCGGGAGGGCATGCGGATGCTCGGTGAGGACGGGCTGGCCGAGGTACTGGCCGGCTGCACGGGGCTGACGGCGGGCGCGGTGGCGGCCCGGGTGCAGCGGGCCGTGGAGCGGTTCGCGCCCGAGCCGCCGTCGGACGACATGGCCATCATCGCGCTGCGGGTGCCGGTCCAGCGCCAGGGCTGAGCGGGCGCCGTCCGCCAGGTGCGGGGTGCCCGGGTGCGAGTCGGGCCGGGCGTCCGGCTGGGCGTCCGGCTGGGCAATGGTCACCGTCTGATGACGACTCAGCTGACAAACAGACAACTTCTGCGATTCACAAGGGTACAAGCGGTTCGGCGCGGGTAGAGACCTGCTGACCGGGGATCCCCCCGGTGAACCGAGTCCCGGCAGTCCTGAGCTGCGGGGACGCAGCAGGCCGACGCCGCCCGCGCCCTCCCGCAGGGCACCCCCGGCAAGGCCACCGCGACAGTTGCCGCTTCCGCTGCCGCCAGCACACCGATCCCTCTCGCGCACCCCCGCGTGCCCTCGCGCGCCCGGCGGGCAGCGACCCGCCCGGGTGCCCACCCCGCCATGTCCCGGACCGGTCCGCCGACCCGGAACCCACCCAGCTGTCCTGGAACCACCAGAAAGGAGCCTCCGGTGAGCAGTGACGCTACCGGGGCCAACGCCCGACCCGCATCGCTCGATGCGGGCCCCCTCGGATACCTCGCACTCGGCCTGACCCTCCTCGCCTACGGCGTGCTGCAGACCGGGATCCTGCACGGCGCCGGTGTCGCCGACGCCGCGGGCCTCGCCCACCTGGTCGGCGGGGTCGCGCTGTTCATCGCCGGGCTCTGGCAGTTCCGGGCCGGCGACACCTTCAGCGGCACCGCCTTCACCGGCCTGGGCGCCTTCTGGGCGGTCTGGGCGGCCGGGGCGGGCTCGACAGCCGGCGGCAAGAAC
Coding sequences within:
- a CDS encoding acetate uptake transporter, encoding MSSDATGANARPASLDAGPLGYLALGLTLLAYGVLQTGILHGAGVADAAGLAHLVGGVALFIAGLWQFRAGDTFSGTAFTGLGAFWAVWAAGAGSTAGGKNAAGLFLLLWTLLALTLAAASWQAGLFSRGVYGLLTLSLLLAALGTFGSSGTLVKVAGWLAAVAGLASWYWATAALTNSGWGRAALPVK